A single region of the Triticum dicoccoides isolate Atlit2015 ecotype Zavitan chromosome 2B, WEW_v2.0, whole genome shotgun sequence genome encodes:
- the LOC119361015 gene encoding (+)-neomenthol dehydrogenase-like: MRGRSPQGLDMHVTVSRRTAGLANPWASSPVLAKPTASPFTCGPTVPKRKFKRSCLSARISRTPSLSGERCTARPSFFFRLVTFVQQSGRKKSDKVIFVGPSFGNGPHHGFIFDFCKRTGRSSNIGFLILTEALLPLLQSSSEGRIVNVSSIFGLLRVIINEEVRQELNNIDSLTEERLDELLNKFFKDFEADALEARGWPTGFAAYKVAKAAMNAYSRMLARRHPALRVNCAHLGYVKTDITMNSGVLMPEEGARNVVKVALLPDGGPTGKYFGEGEEASFV, translated from the exons ATGCGGGGGCGATCGCCTCAAGGCCTCGACATGCATGTCACCGTCTCCCGACGCACCGCAGGCCTGGCCAACCCCTGGGCCTCGAGCCCAGTACTAGCCAAGCCCACCGCGTCGCCGTTCACTTGCGGCCCTACTGTGCCCAAAAGAAAATTCAAACGCTCGTGTCTTTCCGCCCGAATATCACGAACGCCGTCCCTCTCCGGCGAACGTTGCACCGCCCGACCCTCCTTCTTTTTCCGCCTAGTCACTTTCGTCCAGCAATCGGGACGGAAAAAGTCTGACAAGGTGATATTCGTCGGCCCATCCTTCGGCAACGGTCCACACCATGGTTTCATTTTTGACTTCTGCAAAAGAACTGGGCGGTCTAGCAATATTGGTTTCTTGATACTCACCGAAG CCCTACTGCCTCTGCTGCAATCTTCCTCCGAGGGAAGAATAGTGAACGTCTCCTCCATATTTGGCCTGCTAAGGGTAATTAT CAACGAGGAGGTGAGGCAGGAGCTCAACAACATCGACAGCCTCACGGAGGAGAGGCTGGATGAGCTGCTGAACAAGTTCTTCAAGGACTTCGAGGCCGATGCGCTGGAGGCGCGCGGGTGGCCCACGGGATTTGCGGCGTACAAGGTGGCCAAGGCCGCCATGAACGCCTACTCGAGGATGCTGGCGAGGAGGCACCCCGCGCTGCGCGTCAACTGCGCGCATCTAGGCTACGTCAAGACGGACATAACCATGAACTCGGGCGTCCTGATGCCCGAGGAGGGTGCGCGCAATGTGGTGAAGGTGGCGCTGCTGCCGGACGGTGGGCCGACTGGCAAGTACTTCGGCGAGGGCGAGGAGGCATCGTTCGTGTGA